A window from Actimicrobium sp. CCC2.4 encodes these proteins:
- a CDS encoding beta/gamma crystallin-related protein, with translation MKSSLSFTVLLVLAGLSSGVARAGEINLFEQRDFGGRAVALRETTPSLSRFGFNDRASSIVVRGGRWEVCSDDDFNGFCAVLERGDYPRLDPRLNERISSVREVGHRRHEDNDERHDERWQRGWQQDRQQGQQDDSASVVLFSEEGLRGRSLPVAGDVGTLVDAGFNDAAASMVIRRGVWELCSDRDFRGQCRILGPGEYRRLEPALYRSITSMRIAQRDVPGAYVQRGSVELYTAPDFGGNRYVLNQDLDNFSNGGFNDRIASFAITGGQWEMCVDAGFRGRCVVFGPGRYANLGQLSNQLSSMRRVD, from the coding sequence ATGAAATCATCCCTGTCCTTTACCGTACTGCTGGTCCTGGCCGGTTTATCTTCCGGTGTTGCGCGCGCCGGGGAAATCAACCTATTCGAGCAGCGCGATTTCGGCGGACGCGCGGTGGCCCTGCGCGAGACGACACCCAGCCTGAGCCGCTTCGGTTTCAATGATCGGGCCTCCAGCATCGTGGTGCGTGGCGGGCGCTGGGAAGTTTGCAGCGATGATGATTTCAATGGCTTTTGTGCGGTCCTGGAACGCGGCGATTATCCGCGGCTCGATCCGCGCCTCAATGAGCGGATCTCCTCGGTACGTGAGGTTGGTCATCGCCGCCATGAAGACAATGACGAACGTCACGACGAGCGCTGGCAGCGTGGTTGGCAGCAGGATCGGCAGCAGGGCCAGCAGGACGACAGTGCCAGCGTGGTGCTGTTCTCGGAAGAGGGCCTGCGCGGTCGCAGTCTGCCGGTTGCCGGCGATGTCGGTACGCTGGTCGATGCCGGATTCAATGATGCGGCCGCGTCGATGGTGATCCGGCGTGGTGTCTGGGAGCTGTGTTCCGACCGCGATTTTCGTGGCCAGTGCCGGATACTCGGACCGGGCGAGTACCGCCGTCTCGAACCTGCGCTGTACCGGTCGATCACCTCGATGCGCATCGCGCAGCGGGATGTCCCCGGAGCCTATGTGCAGCGCGGCAGTGTCGAGCTGTACACCGCGCCCGATTTTGGCGGCAACCGGTACGTGCTGAACCAGGATCTCGACAACTTCAGCAATGGCGGCTTCAATGACCGGATTGCGTCGTTCGCAATTACGGGCGGTCAATGGGAAATGTGCGTCGACGCCGGGTTTCGCGGGCGCTGCGTGGTGTTCGGCCCGGGCCGGTATGCCAATCTCGGACAGCTATCGAACCAGCTGTCGTCGATGCGGCGGGTAGACTAA
- a CDS encoding LLM class flavin-dependent oxidoreductase — protein sequence MIPLSILDLCPIIEGSTAAISFRNTLSLAQHAERLGYQRYWLAEHHGMPGIASAATAVVISHVAAGTSTIRVGAGGIMLPNHSPLVIAEQFGTLAALFPGRIDLGLGRAPGSDQASARALRRNLTSDADEFPSDVLELMDYFEPYSGHGVRAVPGNDSTVPVWILGSSTFGAQVAAEFGLPYAFASHFAPAQMMQAIEIYRARFKPSARLAKPHVMLGFNVFAADTDDEAILLASSMQQAFINLRTGRPSLLQPPVPGYLAQLPPDARAMLDHTLSSSAIGGAATVAAALEAFIARTGADELMITSQIFDHDARLRSYEILADVHHPVAA from the coding sequence ATGATTCCGTTATCCATCCTGGACCTCTGTCCGATTATCGAAGGCAGCACGGCCGCTATTTCCTTCCGCAACACCCTCAGCCTCGCACAGCACGCCGAGCGGCTGGGATACCAGCGCTACTGGCTGGCCGAACACCACGGCATGCCTGGCATTGCCAGTGCCGCGACAGCCGTAGTGATCAGCCATGTGGCCGCTGGCACCAGCACGATCCGGGTTGGTGCCGGCGGCATCATGCTGCCGAATCACTCGCCGCTGGTCATTGCCGAACAGTTCGGCACGCTCGCTGCGCTGTTCCCCGGCCGCATCGATCTGGGCCTGGGTCGCGCACCCGGATCGGACCAGGCTAGCGCGCGCGCATTACGGCGCAACCTGACGAGTGACGCCGACGAGTTCCCGTCCGATGTGCTGGAGCTGATGGATTACTTCGAGCCATACAGCGGCCATGGCGTGCGCGCGGTGCCGGGCAACGATTCGACGGTACCGGTCTGGATACTCGGCAGCAGTACCTTCGGCGCACAGGTCGCGGCGGAATTCGGATTGCCCTACGCGTTTGCTTCGCACTTCGCGCCGGCCCAGATGATGCAGGCCATCGAGATCTACCGCGCCCGCTTCAAGCCATCGGCACGACTGGCAAAACCGCACGTGATGCTGGGCTTTAATGTGTTCGCCGCCGACACCGACGACGAAGCCATCCTGCTGGCCAGTTCGATGCAGCAGGCCTTCATCAATCTGCGTACCGGCCGGCCGTCGTTGCTGCAGCCACCGGTACCGGGCTATCTCGCGCAGTTGCCACCGGATGCGCGTGCGATGCTCGACCACACGCTATCGTCGTCGGCCATCGGCGGCGCGGCCACCGTCGCTGCCGCACTGGAAGCGTTCATCGCGCGCACCGGCGCCGACGAACTAATGATCACGTCGCAGATCTTCGACCACGATGCGCGCCTGCGTTCGTACGAAATACTGGCCGACGTGCACCATCCGGTAGCTGCCTGA
- a CDS encoding glycine zipper 2TM domain-containing protein, translated as METTQTTSRIHPLLAGAAVSVTLVSLLGVAALSGMLPNSNSSGAPLAQTTPAPAPVLVQTQAGLQYMQPVSAPIAAAYQVEPVTPPAHKHAATVRRTSSHQTTYAQNENNYRNDNRQPAYQQPNYQQPVQAANSPIGIATGAVVGGLIGNQVGGGRGRTLATVAGAVGGGFLGNMAGQKYGY; from the coding sequence ATGGAAACCACCCAAACAACTTCACGCATCCACCCGCTGCTGGCCGGCGCTGCCGTCTCGGTGACCCTGGTCAGCCTGCTCGGCGTTGCTGCTCTGAGCGGCATGCTACCGAATTCAAACAGCAGCGGCGCACCGCTGGCGCAAACGACACCGGCACCGGCACCGGTACTGGTGCAAACACAGGCCGGCCTGCAGTACATGCAACCGGTATCGGCTCCGATTGCCGCCGCCTATCAGGTCGAACCGGTCACACCGCCAGCCCATAAACATGCAGCGACCGTGCGCCGTACTTCATCACATCAAACCACCTACGCTCAGAACGAGAACAACTACCGCAATGACAATCGCCAGCCGGCTTATCAGCAGCCAAACTATCAGCAGCCGGTGCAGGCCGCCAATAGCCCGATCGGCATTGCCACCGGCGCTGTGGTCGGCGGCCTGATCGGTAACCAGGTCGGTGGCGGACGTGGCCGTACGCTGGCGACAGTCGCCGGTGCGGTCGGTGGCGGATTTCTCGGCAATATGGCCGGCCAAAAATACGGTTATTGA
- a CDS encoding ribonuclease HI family protein: protein MPAIAPPEASQLCAVAYAGERSQARRLARDGCLTEAAALQQLLQAVAQSQDLAGLVAARLQVQANVQARSAARKQEQALAWQRKQAARMPTGDGWTGWFDGSAWPNPGRIGLGARLTGPLGVITDFSLPGGHGDSNQAEYMALLVLLEAALASRPDQLLIHGDSRIVIDDVTGVHPVASLEAYRCRALTLLAQLGPVRFHWIPRRRNAVADALSLRGRQT from the coding sequence GTGCCGGCAATAGCGCCGCCGGAGGCAAGCCAGTTGTGCGCAGTGGCGTATGCCGGCGAGCGGTCGCAGGCGCGCCGGCTGGCGCGCGACGGTTGCCTGACCGAGGCCGCCGCGCTGCAGCAGTTGCTGCAAGCCGTGGCACAGTCGCAGGATTTGGCGGGCCTGGTCGCCGCGCGTTTGCAGGTGCAGGCCAATGTTCAGGCGCGAAGCGCCGCACGCAAGCAGGAACAGGCACTGGCCTGGCAGCGCAAGCAAGCAGCCAGGATGCCAACCGGGGACGGCTGGACCGGCTGGTTCGACGGCTCTGCGTGGCCCAATCCGGGGCGTATCGGACTCGGTGCCCGGTTGACCGGCCCGCTCGGGGTGATTACTGATTTCAGCCTGCCGGGAGGTCACGGCGACAGCAACCAGGCCGAATACATGGCCTTGCTGGTCTTGCTCGAGGCGGCATTGGCTTCGCGGCCGGACCAGTTGCTGATTCATGGTGATAGCCGCATCGTCATCGACGACGTGACCGGCGTTCATCCCGTAGCCAGTCTTGAGGCTTATCGATGCCGTGCGTTGACGCTACTGGCGCAACTGGGCCCGGTGCGCTTTCACTGGATACCGCGGCGGCGCAACGCTGTCGCGGACGCTTTGTCCCTGCGCGGGCGGCAGACGTAA
- a CDS encoding transporter, with translation MLKPGLTYGSDQSGLIWGYVFEPDKAAVSISSAQAADWLQAMRAHGSDQFIWLHFNLSNTASEKWIAEHTGVVDEFYEALHEGSRSTRIELAENTLIAVINDVLHNFSFQPSDTSTVWISLSEHVVISVRRTPLKSIERLRGAVEGGEPIRSTVELLIHLLRDQADVLVSIVRDAVAKVDEIEDNLLAGRLNQRRAKLGVLRRVLVRLQRLLAPEPAALFRLLQRPPRWVVDEDRQELRQSTEEFSVVLSDLMSIQERIKLLQEEIAASVNEGNNRSLFVLTIVTVLALPINIITGLLGMNVGGIPLSGHDQGFWVVVAIVVTITVVAGWLALRAQRDR, from the coding sequence ATGCTCAAGCCCGGCCTCACCTACGGCTCCGATCAGTCTGGTCTGATCTGGGGTTACGTCTTCGAACCCGACAAGGCCGCCGTGTCGATCAGTTCGGCGCAGGCAGCCGACTGGCTGCAGGCGATGCGCGCCCATGGTTCCGACCAATTCATCTGGCTGCACTTCAACTTGAGCAACACCGCAAGCGAAAAATGGATTGCCGAACATACCGGCGTGGTCGATGAATTCTATGAAGCCTTGCATGAAGGCTCGCGCTCGACCCGCATCGAACTGGCCGAAAACACGCTAATCGCGGTGATCAACGATGTGCTGCACAATTTTTCCTTCCAGCCTTCGGACACCTCGACCGTCTGGATCAGCCTGTCCGAGCATGTCGTTATCAGCGTACGGCGCACGCCACTGAAATCGATCGAGCGCCTGCGCGGCGCGGTCGAGGGCGGCGAACCAATCCGCTCGACGGTGGAACTGCTGATCCATTTGCTGCGCGACCAGGCCGATGTGCTGGTCAGCATCGTGCGCGATGCGGTCGCCAAGGTCGATGAAATCGAAGACAACCTGCTGGCTGGCCGGCTCAATCAACGGCGCGCCAAACTCGGTGTGCTGCGTCGGGTGCTGGTGCGCTTGCAACGCTTGCTGGCGCCGGAACCGGCCGCGCTGTTTCGCCTGCTGCAACGGCCACCGCGCTGGGTCGTCGATGAAGACCGGCAGGAACTGCGGCAATCGACCGAAGAATTTTCGGTTGTGCTGAGCGATCTGATGTCGATACAGGAACGCATCAAGCTGCTGCAGGAAGAGATCGCCGCCAGCGTCAACGAAGGCAATAACCGCAGTCTGTTCGTGCTGACCATCGTTACGGTGCTGGCGCTGCCGATCAACATCATCACCGGCTTGCTGGGCATGAATGTCGGCGGGATCCCGTTGTCCGGTCACGACCAGGGCTTTTGGGTCGTGGTCGCCATTGTCGTGACGATTACGGTTGTGGCAGGCTGGCTGGCATTGCGGGCCCAGCGCGATCGTTAG
- a CDS encoding DUF4149 domain-containing protein, whose protein sequence is MSPPLRLKRPLLFLMTRYSGMTHSLAVLATALLFGGMTLYAFGFAALLFSVLPTQTAGATLRRAFPWFYVFVMAAAAVAALAWWSHDITAAMVMAGIALSTLPVRQLLMPAINRATDTGHRQRFKWLHGLSVLVTIAHIVAAGWVLARLV, encoded by the coding sequence TTGTCACCGCCGCTGCGCCTCAAGCGCCCATTACTCTTTTTGATGACAAGGTATTCCGGTATGACGCATTCGCTTGCCGTGTTGGCCACCGCTCTTTTGTTTGGCGGAATGACGCTCTACGCGTTTGGATTTGCTGCCCTGCTGTTTTCGGTGCTGCCAACGCAAACCGCAGGCGCAACGCTGCGGCGGGCTTTTCCGTGGTTCTACGTTTTTGTGATGGCTGCTGCGGCAGTGGCGGCGTTGGCCTGGTGGTCGCACGACATCACTGCGGCGATGGTGATGGCGGGTATTGCGCTGTCCACGCTTCCCGTGCGGCAGTTGTTGATGCCTGCAATCAATCGCGCTACGGATACGGGGCATCGGCAGCGTTTCAAGTGGCTGCATGGCTTGTCGGTGCTGGTCACCATAGCCCATATTGTCGCTGCAGGATGGGTGCTGGCCCGACTCGTTTGA
- a CDS encoding dihydroneopterin aldolase — MKNQACIELRDLKINTDIGTYGPDDTRPDTHLLDMSLQISSKNVLIAEDGMNYVFDYDPLIAEIDRLAGDGHYETQERLMTRIVKACAACAGVEAVELYLRKFPVRKESGSLGVRLSVDATTLAGMR; from the coding sequence ATGAAAAATCAAGCTTGCATTGAACTTCGCGATCTGAAAATCAATACCGACATCGGGACATACGGCCCCGATGACACCCGACCGGACACACACCTGCTCGACATGTCCTTGCAGATCAGTTCGAAAAACGTCCTGATTGCAGAAGATGGTATGAACTACGTATTCGATTACGACCCGTTGATCGCAGAAATTGACCGTCTTGCCGGCGATGGCCACTACGAGACGCAAGAGCGACTCATGACCCGGATTGTCAAGGCCTGTGCCGCTTGCGCAGGGGTTGAAGCTGTCGAGCTCTATTTGCGCAAATTCCCGGTGCGCAAGGAATCAGGCTCGCTTGGCGTGAGGCTGTCGGTGGATGCAACGACCTTGGCCGGGATGCGATAA
- a CDS encoding ATP-dependent helicase, with translation MSVTPTPEQIAIIESTRPVTMIEAVAGAGKTTVLACVLKRACEKGIASPQAIALCFSQGAKERLAQKCVEEGAPRGIVIQTVEEFARQQVLNMAGASYLDMPVFYDSSEQIRPHIVAAAEAVWQRYADAGVRTDFDFSFDSNERVEDFIRLLVRLKAGLVTLEFEARDTDEIAGSLDESPEIIAICQEIERQRGAGTGECAWQSPFDHATDLIGLFRRQPEAIEVLPRFRICVVDEWHDVNAAEFALVQLLARHARLVVVGDRDQIINADRGADPALSSNGFDFAFPGATRQAITRTFRFGSSVSTLAAAMMRRDCVSQPGLSTKVTHLPYQGGPENDCAAAVIATITAARERKVVKLSDFAIVVRDADQSIEIENQLIDAGMPYRCSGFDSYLVRPEILMLRGLLHIATGSYVTLVGDKPTCEKLVRSLGLYASARFDSDVDFASLLAFDERLSPELKNERRWQEALRMITAEPATLESFFSGILCRVASVDSASTGRWKIRFAGVVETLRTMARTGTAVQLLMTAARQLDLVSATSRVFVSRGRAESATRSIDAFIRFAGNRPDQSAFDFLAELATRQASISKKLNYLKGRAQLDLTTVQYAKGKEWPQVLIPYLERGQFPRTANLGEERRLLYVAMTRAMTALTLFEPAGQPSTLLVRA, from the coding sequence ATGTCCGTCACCCCGACCCCCGAACAAATCGCGATCATCGAATCGACCAGGCCGGTCACGATGATCGAAGCCGTCGCCGGTGCCGGCAAGACCACGGTACTGGCCTGCGTGCTCAAGCGCGCCTGCGAAAAAGGTATCGCGTCCCCGCAAGCGATCGCGCTGTGTTTTTCGCAGGGTGCCAAGGAAAGACTGGCGCAAAAATGCGTGGAAGAAGGCGCGCCGCGCGGGATCGTGATCCAGACCGTCGAAGAGTTCGCCCGTCAGCAGGTGCTGAACATGGCCGGTGCCAGCTACCTCGACATGCCGGTTTTTTACGATAGCAGCGAGCAGATCCGCCCGCATATCGTGGCCGCAGCCGAGGCGGTATGGCAGCGCTACGCCGACGCCGGTGTGCGCACCGATTTTGATTTTTCGTTTGATAGCAACGAGCGGGTCGAGGATTTCATCCGCCTGCTGGTGCGCTTGAAAGCCGGCCTCGTCACGCTGGAATTCGAAGCGCGCGACACCGATGAAATCGCCGGTTCGCTCGACGAATCGCCGGAGATCATCGCCATCTGCCAGGAAATCGAGCGCCAGCGCGGTGCCGGCACCGGCGAGTGCGCCTGGCAAAGTCCGTTCGACCATGCGACCGATCTGATCGGGCTGTTCCGGCGGCAGCCGGAGGCGATTGAGGTACTGCCGCGCTTCCGGATTTGCGTGGTCGATGAGTGGCATGACGTCAATGCGGCCGAGTTCGCGCTGGTGCAATTGCTGGCGCGTCACGCGCGCCTGGTGGTGGTCGGCGACCGCGACCAGATCATCAATGCCGACCGCGGTGCCGATCCGGCGCTGTCCTCGAACGGCTTTGATTTTGCGTTTCCCGGAGCAACCCGGCAGGCCATTACCCGCACGTTTCGTTTTGGCTCGTCGGTGTCAACGCTGGCCGCTGCGATGATGCGACGCGACTGCGTGTCGCAGCCGGGACTGAGCACCAAGGTCACGCACCTGCCCTATCAGGGCGGTCCGGAGAACGATTGCGCCGCCGCCGTCATCGCGACCATCACGGCCGCGCGGGAACGCAAGGTCGTCAAGCTGAGCGATTTTGCGATCGTCGTGCGCGATGCCGATCAAAGCATCGAGATTGAAAACCAGCTGATCGATGCCGGGATGCCATACCGCTGTTCGGGTTTCGACTCGTATCTGGTGCGTCCCGAAATATTGATGCTGCGCGGCTTGCTGCACATCGCGACCGGCAGCTACGTCACACTCGTCGGCGACAAGCCGACCTGCGAAAAACTGGTGCGCAGCCTGGGCCTGTATGCGTCAGCGCGGTTTGATTCGGATGTCGATTTTGCATCGTTGCTGGCCTTCGACGAACGGCTATCGCCGGAGCTGAAAAACGAACGGCGCTGGCAGGAAGCCCTGCGCATGATCACCGCCGAACCGGCTACGCTGGAATCGTTTTTCTCGGGCATCCTGTGCCGCGTGGCGTCGGTGGATTCGGCCAGCACCGGGCGCTGGAAAATCCGCTTTGCCGGGGTCGTCGAGACCTTGCGCACGATGGCCCGCACCGGCACAGCGGTGCAGTTGTTAATGACGGCGGCCCGTCAGCTGGATCTGGTGTCGGCTACCAGCCGGGTCTTTGTCAGTCGCGGTCGCGCAGAATCAGCGACGCGGTCTATCGATGCATTCATTCGTTTCGCCGGCAACCGGCCTGATCAGTCCGCCTTCGATTTTCTGGCCGAATTGGCCACCCGCCAGGCCAGCATCAGCAAGAAGCTCAATTACCTGAAGGGTCGCGCACAGCTGGATTTGACGACGGTGCAATATGCCAAGGGCAAGGAATGGCCGCAGGTACTGATTCCGTATCTCGAGCGCGGCCAGTTTCCGCGTACCGCCAATCTGGGCGAGGAGCGTCGTTTGCTGTACGTGGCAATGACGCGGGCGATGACCGCGCTGACCCTGTTCGAGCCAGCCGGCCAGCCCAGTACGCTACTGGTCAGGGCCTGA